One region of Streptomyces davaonensis JCM 4913 genomic DNA includes:
- a CDS encoding enoyl-CoA hydratase/isomerase family protein: MSEERYGEFVLVRRHGDGGHVAELALDRPKAMNAVSTEMARSVGAACAALGADSGVRVVVLTSTHERAFCVGADLKERNSFSDADLVRQRPVARGAYTGVLELPVPTIAAVHGFALGGGFELALSCDLIVADETAVVGLPEVSVGVIPGGGGTQLLPRRVGAARAAELIFSARRVEAAEARELGLVDDLVAPGTDREAALALAARIAGNSPVGLRAAKRALRLGHGLDLRAGLEVEDAAWRSVAFSGDRAEGVAAFNEKRKPEWPGE, translated from the coding sequence ATGAGCGAGGAGCGGTACGGGGAGTTCGTGCTGGTGCGGCGGCACGGGGACGGTGGGCATGTCGCGGAGCTCGCCCTGGACCGGCCGAAGGCCATGAACGCCGTGTCGACCGAGATGGCGCGGTCGGTGGGGGCGGCCTGCGCGGCGCTGGGCGCGGACAGCGGGGTGCGGGTGGTCGTGCTGACCTCCACGCATGAGCGGGCGTTCTGTGTGGGGGCGGATCTGAAGGAGCGGAACTCCTTCAGCGACGCGGATCTGGTGCGGCAGCGGCCGGTGGCGCGGGGGGCGTACACGGGGGTGTTGGAGCTTCCGGTGCCGACGATCGCGGCGGTGCACGGGTTCGCGCTCGGGGGCGGGTTCGAGCTGGCGCTGTCCTGCGATCTGATCGTGGCCGACGAGACGGCGGTGGTGGGGCTGCCGGAGGTGTCGGTCGGGGTGATCCCGGGCGGCGGCGGTACGCAGTTGTTGCCTCGGCGGGTCGGTGCGGCGCGGGCGGCGGAGCTGATCTTCTCCGCGCGGCGCGTCGAGGCGGCCGAGGCGCGTGAACTGGGCCTGGTGGACGACCTGGTGGCGCCCGGCACGGACCGGGAGGCGGCGCTGGCCCTGGCCGCGCGCATCGCCGGGAACTCCCCGGTGGGGCTGCGTGCGGCCAAGCGGGCGTTGCGTCTTGGGCATGGCCTGGATCTGCGGGCGGGCCTGGAGGTCGAGGACGCGGCCTGGCGCTCGGTGGCGTTCTCGGGGGACCGGGCGGAGGGAGTGGCGGCCTTCAACGAGAAGCGCAAGCCGGAGTGGCCGGGGGAGTGA
- a CDS encoding adenylate/guanylate cyclase domain-containing protein, whose product MSVDDTGSGMDPLAADPGEDPLALRLEGLILGAERRYTPFQAARSAGVSMELASRFWRAMGFADIGQAKALTEADVLALRRLAGLVEAGLLSEAMAVQVARSTGQTTARLAEWQIDSFLEGLTEPPEPGMTRTEVTYPLVELLLPELEEFLVYVWRRQLAAATGRVVQAADDEEMVDRRLAVGFADLVGFTRLTRRMEEEELGELVEAFETTAADLVAARGGRLIKTLGDEVLYSADDAGVAAEIAIRLIETMANDETMPELRVGIAFGTVTTRMGDVFGTTVNLASRLTSIAPRDAVLVDSAFAEELIRTGEAPASEAEAAEAAAAAEKEGEEPPTYRFALQPMWQRPVRGLGVVEPWLLTRRDGEPS is encoded by the coding sequence GTGAGCGTCGACGACACGGGTTCCGGCATGGACCCCCTCGCCGCCGACCCCGGCGAAGATCCGCTCGCCCTGCGTCTCGAAGGTCTCATCCTCGGCGCGGAGCGGCGCTACACCCCCTTTCAGGCCGCCCGCAGCGCCGGAGTCTCCATGGAGCTGGCGTCCCGGTTCTGGCGGGCCATGGGCTTCGCCGACATCGGGCAGGCCAAGGCGCTCACCGAGGCCGACGTACTGGCGCTCAGGCGCCTGGCCGGTCTCGTCGAGGCGGGGCTGCTGAGCGAGGCGATGGCCGTGCAGGTGGCCAGATCCACCGGGCAGACCACCGCCCGGCTGGCCGAGTGGCAGATCGACTCCTTCCTGGAGGGCCTGACCGAGCCCCCCGAGCCGGGCATGACGCGGACCGAGGTCACCTACCCGCTCGTCGAGCTGCTCCTGCCCGAGCTGGAGGAGTTCCTGGTCTACGTCTGGCGGCGCCAGCTCGCCGCCGCGACCGGCCGGGTCGTGCAGGCCGCCGACGACGAGGAGATGGTGGACCGCCGTCTAGCCGTCGGCTTCGCCGACCTCGTCGGGTTCACCCGGCTGACCCGCCGGATGGAGGAGGAGGAGCTCGGCGAGCTCGTCGAGGCCTTCGAGACCACGGCCGCCGATCTGGTGGCCGCGCGGGGCGGACGGCTCATCAAGACGCTCGGCGACGAGGTGCTCTACTCCGCCGACGACGCGGGCGTGGCCGCGGAGATCGCCATCCGGCTCATCGAGACCATGGCGAACGACGAGACCATGCCGGAGCTGCGGGTCGGGATCGCGTTCGGCACGGTCACCACCCGGATGGGCGATGTCTTCGGGACGACCGTGAATCTGGCCTCCCGGCTCACCTCGATAGCTCCCCGGGACGCCGTCCTCGTCGACAGCGCCTTCGCGGAGGAGCTGATCCGTACCGGCGAGGCGCCGGCCTCCGAGGCGGAGGCGGCCGAGGCCGCCGCGGCCGCGGAGAAGGAGGGCGAGGAGCCGCCGACGTACCGCTTCGCGCTCCAGCCGATGTGGCAGCGGCCGGTGCGTGGACTCGGCGTGGTCGAGCCCTGGCTGCTCACCCGCCGTGACGGGGAGCCGTCCTAG
- a CDS encoding biotin--[acetyl-CoA-carboxylase] ligase, with product MTPRDASDDSRWSDLDRPPLNAQALRRALVRAGGLWSEVEVVQRTGSTNGDLVARANQGKAAEGAVLVAEEQTAGRGRLDRQWTAPPRSGLFFSVLLKPSEVPVARWGWLPLLTGVAVAAGLSRAAGVDTALKWPNDVLVTVGGEERKTGGILVERAGADAVVIGVGVNVTLKAEELPVPQAGSLALAGAVSTDRDPLLRAVLRSLEDWYGRWRAAEGDPLVSGLQETYAAGCATLGRTVRAELPGDRSVVGEAVALDGDGRLVIATEEGVQEPVGAGDIVHLRPA from the coding sequence ATGACGCCGCGAGATGCATCAGACGACAGCCGTTGGTCCGACCTCGACCGCCCGCCGCTCAACGCCCAGGCACTGCGCCGGGCGCTGGTCCGGGCGGGCGGGCTGTGGAGCGAGGTGGAGGTGGTGCAGCGGACCGGCTCCACCAACGGTGACCTGGTGGCCCGCGCCAACCAGGGCAAGGCGGCGGAGGGCGCGGTCCTGGTCGCGGAGGAGCAGACGGCCGGGCGGGGGCGCCTGGACCGGCAGTGGACCGCGCCGCCGCGCTCGGGCCTGTTCTTCTCGGTGCTGCTGAAGCCGTCGGAGGTCCCGGTCGCCCGCTGGGGCTGGCTGCCGCTGCTCACCGGGGTGGCGGTGGCGGCGGGGCTGTCGCGGGCCGCCGGGGTCGATACGGCACTCAAGTGGCCCAACGACGTGCTGGTGACCGTCGGCGGCGAGGAGCGCAAGACCGGGGGCATCCTCGTGGAGCGGGCCGGGGCCGACGCGGTGGTGATCGGCGTCGGGGTCAACGTCACCCTGAAGGCGGAGGAGCTCCCGGTCCCCCAGGCGGGCTCCCTGGCGCTCGCCGGAGCGGTGAGCACGGACCGCGATCCGCTGCTGCGGGCGGTGCTGCGGTCCCTGGAGGACTGGTACGGACGCTGGCGCGCGGCCGAGGGCGACCCCTTGGTCAGCGGCCTTCAGGAGACGTACGCGGCGGGCTGCGCGACGCTGGGGCGGACCGTACGGGCCGAGCTGCCGGGCGACCGGTCGGTGGTCGGTGAGGCGGTGGCCCTGGACGGCGACGGACGCCTGGTGATCGCCACGGAGGAGGGCGTGCAGGAGCCGGTGGGAGCGGGCGACATCGTGCATCTGCGACCGGCGTGA
- a CDS encoding acyl-CoA carboxylase subunit beta — translation MSEPEEQIDIHTTAGKLADLQRRIDEATHAGSARAVEKQHAKGKLTARERIELLLDEGSFVELDEFARHRSTNFGLEKNRPYGDGVVVGYGTVDGRPVAVFSQDFTVFGGALGEVYGQKIVKVMDFALKTGCPVIGINDSGGARIQEGVASLGAYGEIFRRNTHASGVVPQISLVVGPCAGGAVYSPAITDFTVMVDQTSHMFITGPDVIKTVTGEDVGFEELGGARTHNSASGVAHHMAGDEKDAIEYVKQLLSYLPSNNLSEPPVFPEEADLELTDEDRELDTIVPDSANQPYDMHTVLEHVLDDAEFFETQALFAPNIITGFGRVEGRPVGIVANQPMQFAGCLDIDASEKAARFVRTCDAFNVPVLTFVDVPGFLPGVDQEHTGIIRRGAKLIYAYAEATVPLITVITRKAFGGAYDVMGSKHLGADLNLAWPTAQIAVMGAQGAVNILHRRTIAEAEANGEDLDAVRARLIQEYEDTLLNPYIAAERGYIDSVIMPSETRRHIVRGLRQLRTKRASLPPKKHGNIPL, via the coding sequence ATGTCCGAGCCGGAAGAGCAGATCGACATCCACACCACCGCGGGCAAGCTCGCGGATCTTCAGCGCCGCATCGACGAAGCGACGCACGCCGGCTCCGCACGTGCCGTCGAGAAGCAGCACGCCAAGGGCAAGTTGACGGCCCGTGAGCGCATCGAGCTCCTGCTCGACGAGGGATCCTTCGTCGAGCTGGACGAGTTCGCCCGGCACCGCTCCACCAACTTCGGCCTGGAGAAGAACCGTCCCTACGGCGACGGCGTGGTCGTCGGCTACGGCACCGTCGACGGCCGCCCGGTCGCGGTGTTCTCGCAGGACTTCACCGTCTTCGGCGGTGCGCTGGGCGAGGTCTACGGCCAGAAGATCGTCAAGGTGATGGACTTCGCGCTGAAGACCGGCTGCCCGGTCATCGGCATCAACGACTCCGGCGGCGCCCGGATCCAGGAGGGCGTCGCCTCGCTGGGCGCGTACGGCGAGATCTTCCGCCGCAACACGCACGCGAGCGGTGTCGTACCGCAGATCAGCCTGGTCGTGGGCCCGTGCGCGGGCGGTGCCGTGTACTCCCCGGCGATCACCGACTTCACGGTCATGGTCGACCAGACCTCGCACATGTTCATCACCGGCCCGGACGTCATCAAGACCGTCACCGGCGAGGACGTCGGCTTCGAGGAGCTCGGCGGGGCCAGGACCCACAACTCGGCCTCCGGCGTCGCCCATCACATGGCGGGCGACGAGAAGGACGCCATCGAGTACGTCAAGCAGCTGCTGTCGTACCTGCCGTCCAACAACCTCTCCGAGCCCCCGGTCTTCCCGGAGGAGGCGGACCTCGAACTCACCGACGAGGACCGCGAGCTGGACACGATCGTGCCGGACAGCGCGAACCAGCCCTACGACATGCACACGGTGCTCGAACACGTCCTGGACGACGCCGAGTTCTTCGAGACGCAGGCACTGTTCGCGCCGAACATCATCACCGGCTTCGGCCGGGTCGAGGGCCGCCCGGTCGGCATCGTCGCCAACCAGCCGATGCAGTTCGCGGGCTGCCTGGACATCGACGCGAGCGAGAAGGCCGCACGGTTCGTGCGGACCTGCGACGCGTTCAACGTCCCGGTCCTCACCTTCGTCGACGTGCCCGGCTTCCTCCCGGGCGTCGACCAGGAGCACACCGGCATCATCCGCCGCGGCGCCAAGCTCATCTACGCCTACGCGGAAGCCACCGTCCCGCTCATCACCGTCATCACCCGCAAGGCCTTCGGCGGCGCCTACGACGTCATGGGCTCCAAGCACCTGGGTGCCGACCTCAACCTCGCCTGGCCGACCGCCCAGATCGCCGTCATGGGCGCCCAGGGCGCGGTCAACATCCTGCACCGCAGGACCATCGCCGAGGCGGAGGCCAACGGGGAGGACCTGGACGCGGTGCGCGCCCGGCTGATCCAGGAGTACGAGGACACCCTCCTCAATCCCTACATCGCGGCCGAGCGCGGCTACATCGACTCGGTGATCATGCCGTCCGAGACCCGCCGGCACATCGTGCGCGGCCTGCGCCAGCTGCGCACCAAGCGGGCGTCCCTGCCGCCGAAGAAGCACGGCAACATCCCCCTGTAA
- a CDS encoding acyl-CoA carboxylase epsilon subunit — MTIKVLRGNPTPEELAAALAVVRARAAAAAAIPPGADQPGAAWSDPSRIAAHRLPQPGPTTWARSYWPS; from the coding sequence GTGACGATCAAGGTCCTGCGGGGCAACCCGACCCCCGAGGAGCTGGCCGCCGCCCTGGCGGTGGTCCGCGCCCGCGCCGCGGCGGCAGCAGCGATACCGCCCGGCGCGGACCAGCCGGGCGCGGCGTGGTCCGACCCGTCGAGGATTGCGGCACACCGCCTGCCGCAACCGGGCCCGACGACTTGGGCACGGAGCTACTGGCCGAGCTAG
- the mmpB gene encoding morphogenic membrane protein MmpB, with the protein MLWSDPENEPPEELRDMQKMLRRLGVLMALAMVLAMIVTGLS; encoded by the coding sequence ATGCTGTGGTCCGACCCTGAGAACGAACCCCCCGAGGAACTGCGCGACATGCAGAAGATGTTGCGCAGGCTGGGCGTTCTCATGGCGCTGGCCATGGTGCTGGCGATGATCGTGACCGGCTTGAGCTGA
- a CDS encoding Maf family protein, producing the protein MTDQPARRLVLASKSPARLNLLRQAGLAPEVIVSGVDEDAVTAPTPAELALALAEAKASVVAAKPEVMGAIVIGCDSVLDLDGEPLGKPADAEDATARWKSMRGRAGTLQTGHCVWDTVSGRYASATASTVVRFGEPTDEEIAAYVASGEPLYVAGAFTLDGRSAPFIDGIDGDHGNVIGISLPLVRRLLSRLGVSITDLWT; encoded by the coding sequence ATGACAGATCAGCCCGCCCGCCGACTCGTCCTGGCCTCCAAGTCCCCCGCCCGACTGAACCTCCTGCGCCAGGCCGGCCTCGCACCGGAGGTGATCGTCAGCGGCGTCGACGAGGACGCCGTCACCGCACCCACCCCCGCCGAGCTGGCGCTCGCCCTCGCCGAGGCCAAAGCCTCCGTCGTGGCGGCGAAGCCGGAGGTCATGGGCGCCATCGTGATCGGCTGCGACTCCGTCCTCGACCTGGACGGAGAGCCGCTCGGCAAGCCCGCCGACGCCGAGGACGCCACCGCCCGCTGGAAGTCGATGCGCGGTCGCGCGGGCACCCTCCAGACCGGGCACTGCGTCTGGGACACCGTCAGCGGACGGTACGCCTCCGCCACCGCCTCCACCGTCGTCCGCTTCGGCGAGCCCACCGACGAGGAGATCGCCGCGTACGTCGCCTCGGGCGAACCCCTCTACGTGGCCGGGGCGTTCACCCTCGACGGCCGCTCGGCGCCCTTCATCGACGGCATCGACGGCGACCACGGCAACGTCATCGGCATCAGCCTGCCCCTCGTCCGGCGCCTGCTGAGCCGGCTGGGGGTCTCGATCACGGACCTGTGGACCTGA